Proteins from one Triticum aestivum cultivar Chinese Spring chromosome 7A, IWGSC CS RefSeq v2.1, whole genome shotgun sequence genomic window:
- the LOC123154636 gene encoding ankyrin repeat-containing protein ITN1-like produces MKMLLERNNHLVTQADRSTGSTPLHLAATWRGPMGLLLKAGPAAAYMPDNNGSFPIHLAAFEGEENAVLAFLQESGPYCAELRDGKGRTFLHVAAEEEKSIRVIKLACGWQGKSFSSSVMNMQDNDGNTALHLAALAGNIGAVCDLVSIPEVKLDVSNNKRETPLETAYMTKTLGAHSAGSAFYGDPRKRIYLLLQGTCYRTGVSAGIRPWGRERREFIKSALDKMNRSENIASETQIIGLVAVLITTVTFAAAFAVPGGYRADDDNKGGTPMLAGHYSFHAFVIANTLAFTCSVVSILFLMYAGVGPNVNDRMWPLLMSTNLLASSARSLCAAFAVGVYSILAPVEPIKAMFSCIITVFPLVLVELFLYIKSASMDYSDSRAELARKFAGQALWMEMARAILAHLLIGIVMFEYWPYIFIAAMSC; encoded by the exons ATGAAAATGCTATTGGAAAGGAACAATCACCTTGTGACACAAGCGGACCGATCCACAGGAAGCACGCCCCTTCACTTGGCCGCCACATGGCGGGGACCGATGGGATTGCTACTCAAGGCTGGCCCAGCTGCAGCGTATATGCCAGACAATAATGGGTCATTTCCCATACATTTAGCTGCGTTCGAGGGTGAAGAGAATGCAGTCTTGGCCTTCCTACAAGAGAGCGGCCCTTACTGCGCCGAGCTACGCGACGGCAAAGGCAGGACATTCCTCCATGTCGCGGCTGAAGAGGAGAAGAGCATCCGCGTCATCAAGTTGGCTTGCGGATGGCAGGGCAAGTCGTTTTCATCGTCGGTCATGAACATGCAAGACAACGACGGGAACACTGCGCTGCACCTCGCTGCTCTGGCAGGGAATATAGGGGCAGTCTGTGATCTGGTGTCAATACCAGAGGTCAAGCTAGATGTAAGCAACAACAAGAGAGAAACACCACTAGAGACTGCGTACATGACTAAAACCCTTGGGGCACACAGCGCAGGGTCGGCCTTCTACGGG GACCCACGGAAAAGGATATATCTCTTGTTGCAAGGAACTTGCTATAGGACTGGTGTCTCCGCAGGGATCAGACCCTGGGGGAGAGAACGGAGAGAATTCATCAAGTCTGCTTTAGACAAAATGAACAGATCGGAGAACATCGCCAGCGAAACGCAGATCATCGGTCTTGTCGCTGTGCTGATCACGACGGTGACATTCGCCGCAGCCTTTGCCGTGCCTGGTGGCTACCGAGCAGATGACGACAACAAGGGCGGCACGCCGATGCTTGCGGGGCACTACTCCTTCCATGCCTTCGTCATTGCCAACACACTAGCATTCACCTGCTCCGTCGTATCCATCCTCTTTCTCATGTATGCAGGGGTAGGCCCGAACGTGAACGACCGCATGTGGCCCTTACTCATGTCCACAAACCTTTTGGCTAGTTCGGCTAGGAGCCTCTGCGCCGCCTTCGCCGTCGGGGTGTACTCCATCCTAGCTCCGGTCGAGCCAATCAAGGCCATGTTTTCTTGCATCATCACCGTGTTCCCGCTCGTGCTGGTGGAACTCTTTTTATACATCAAGTCGGCGTCAATGGATTACAGCGACAGCAGAGCGGAGTTGGCAAGGAAGTTTGCAGGTCAGGCACTCTGGATGGAGATGGCACGGGCGATCCTAGCGCACCTACTCATTGGGATAGTGATGTTCGAGTACTGGCCATACATTTTCATCGCGGCCATGTCTTGCTAA